aaaatcaacTACATCTGTGTTGGTAACGAGATCACCATGTCCGGCATTAGTGACCTCATCGTAAACCTCGTTCCGGCGATGAAGGCGATCCACGCGGCTCTACAAGCCGCTGGCATCAATGACATTAAGGTCACAACTCCTCACCCTTTCAGTATAATGGCCAGCTCCAGCCCACCCAGCTCTGGTAAATTTGCGATGGAATTCGAACAGAGCTTATTGATCCCGATGCTCCAATTTCACCGGGAAACCAACTCTCCGTTCACGGTGAACCCCTACCCCTACTTTGCATACTCTGGGGATCTCAGGAACTTCTTGTTGTTCGGTGAAAACGAGGGCGCACACGACCAGGCAACTGGGCTTACCTACACTAACATGTTCGATGCTATGGTCGACTCTGTTTACTCCGCCATGAAGAGCGCGGGTTTCGGCGACGTCAGCCTTGTTGTGGGCGAAACCGGGTGGTCGTCGGTGGGTGACCCCGGCAGAGGTATTGGGATGGAGGAAGCCAAACTTTATAACGCAAACCTCATCAAGCATATTACCTCCGGCAAAGGGACGCCACTGATGCCTGGAAAACCCTTGGAAACCTACATTTTCGCTTTGTTCAACGAGAACCAGAAACCGGGCCCTTCAGAGCAGAATTTTGGGCTGTTGAAACCCGACTTCAGTCCCGTCTACGAGTCGGGTTGTTTACGAGGAGGCCAGCAAGAGCAGGAATTTGAGACA
The sequence above is drawn from the Vitis riparia cultivar Riparia Gloire de Montpellier isolate 1030 chromosome 6, EGFV_Vit.rip_1.0, whole genome shotgun sequence genome and encodes:
- the LOC117917063 gene encoding glucan endo-1,3-beta-glucosidase-like yields the protein MAAKLPSLLLLLVLFHNLSAVYSIGVNYGTVADNLASPSEVAAFIKDKTIFDRVKIFDTNPDIINAFANTGIGLTVTVVNLDIPKLVHPNEATNWVATNIVPFYQKTKINYICVGNEITMSGISDLIVNLVPAMKAIHAALQAAGINDIKVTTPHPFSIMASSSPPSSGKFAMEFEQSLLIPMLQFHRETNSPFTVNPYPYFAYSGDLRNFLLFGENEGAHDQATGLTYTNMFDAMVDSVYSAMKSAGFGDVSLVVGETGWSSVGDPGRGIGMEEAKLYNANLIKHITSGKGTPLMPGKPLETYIFALFNENQKPGPSEQNFGLLKPDFSPVYESGCLRGGQQEQEFETAQPLEGEKTWCVPKRGAPIASLQLNLDFACATGVDCTAIQKGGDCSIPYSVWSHASYAMNSYYQSHGRTMESCDFKNTGRVTTINPSYAQCIYLS